The Aminithiophilus ramosus genome contains a region encoding:
- a CDS encoding ISNCY family transposase, producing the protein MADRLGLSRRQVFRLKRRYREEGAQGLLHKGRGKPSRRRISQETRDFVVSLAKGLYRDTSCQHMAELLAEEHDLVLSAKSIARFLRAENLSLVHRHRAPKRRSRRVRRSRRGDLVQMDASPFDWFEIGERCTLHGVDDATGEVLGLWMARNECLFGYFRVLRQMLDRHGVPRELYADRHTIFLSPKSEKLTIKEELEDSAPVTQFGRALEALGTRYVPAGSPQAKGRIERLWGTLQDRLVVAFRLAGVKTIEEANVLLAAYPGEVHNPRFARPPAEGASAFLPPPDGPALDLLLTRQTDRKASGDSTISLDGKLYALIGPRRRPLLLARGQAVKVIEKLDGKLLALVHDGLYDLAAVDKEPPATPPPVIETKTGTPCKTKKQRKPAADHPWRQNPAPPAAAVGSEQGTGSPP; encoded by the coding sequence GTGGCCGATCGGCTCGGTCTGAGCCGCCGTCAGGTCTTTCGGCTCAAACGACGCTACCGGGAAGAAGGAGCGCAGGGGCTCCTGCACAAGGGACGAGGCAAACCGTCCCGGCGCAGAATCTCTCAGGAGACACGGGATTTCGTCGTCAGTCTGGCCAAGGGTCTTTACAGGGATACGAGCTGTCAGCACATGGCCGAACTCCTTGCCGAAGAGCATGATCTCGTGCTGAGCGCCAAGAGCATCGCCCGTTTCCTTCGCGCGGAGAACCTGTCCCTCGTTCATCGCCACCGGGCCCCGAAGCGGCGTTCCCGCAGGGTCCGACGGTCCCGACGAGGCGATCTGGTCCAGATGGACGCCTCTCCTTTCGATTGGTTCGAGATCGGTGAGCGTTGCACTCTCCACGGCGTGGACGATGCCACAGGAGAGGTCCTCGGTCTGTGGATGGCCAGGAATGAGTGCCTCTTCGGCTACTTCCGCGTGCTCCGTCAGATGCTTGATCGCCACGGCGTGCCTCGCGAGCTTTACGCCGACCGCCACACCATCTTCCTTTCTCCCAAGTCGGAAAAACTGACGATCAAGGAGGAGCTGGAGGACTCGGCGCCTGTAACCCAGTTCGGCCGCGCTCTGGAGGCTCTCGGAACTCGCTATGTCCCTGCAGGGTCTCCCCAGGCGAAGGGGCGGATCGAAAGGCTCTGGGGAACTCTTCAGGATCGTCTCGTCGTCGCCTTCCGACTGGCCGGAGTGAAAACGATCGAAGAGGCCAACGTCCTGCTCGCCGCCTACCCGGGAGAGGTCCATAACCCGAGGTTCGCTCGTCCTCCCGCAGAGGGGGCATCTGCCTTTCTCCCTCCGCCGGACGGACCCGCTCTCGATCTCCTCCTGACTCGCCAGACCGACCGGAAGGCCTCGGGAGACTCGACGATTTCCCTCGACGGAAAACTGTACGCCCTGATAGGCCCCCGCAGACGCCCCCTGCTTCTTGCCAGGGGACAGGCGGTCAAGGTCATCGAGAAGCTCGACGGGAAACTCCTGGCTCTTGTCCATGACGGGCTCTACGATCTCGCAGCCGTCGACAAAGAGCCCCCTGCGACTCCCCCGCCTGTCATCGAGACGAAGACAGGCACTCCATGCAAAACGAAGAAGCAGAGGAAGCCGGCGGCAGACCATCCCTGGCGACAGAATCCCGCTCCTCCTGCCGCGGCGGTCGGCTCCGAGCAAGGGACGGGTTCCCCTCCCTAG
- a CDS encoding ISNCY family transposase, with amino-acid sequence MADRLGLSRRQVFRLKRRYREEGAQGLLHKGRGKPSRRRISQETRDFVVSLAKGLYRDTSCQHMAELLAEEHDLVLSAKSIARFLRAENLSLVHRHRAPKRRSRRVRRSRRGDLVQMDASPFDWFEIGERCTLHGVIDDATGEVLGLWMARNECLFGYFRVLRQMLDRHGVPRELYADRHTIFLSPKSEKLTIKEELEDSAPVTQFGRALEALGTRYVPAGSPQAKGRIERLWGTLQDRLVVAFRRAGVKTIEEANVLLAAYPGEVHNPRFARPPAEGASAFLPPPDGPALDLLLTRQTDRKASGDSTISLDGKQYALIGPRRRPLLLARGQAVKVIEKLDGKLLALVHDGLYDLAAVDKEPPATPPPVIETKTGTPCKTKKQRKPAADHPWRQNPAPPAAAVGSEQGTGSPP; translated from the coding sequence GTGGCCGATCGGCTCGGTCTGAGCCGCCGTCAGGTCTTTCGGCTCAAACGACGCTACCGGGAAGAAGGAGCGCAGGGGCTCCTGCACAAGGGACGAGGCAAACCGTCCCGGCGCAGAATCTCTCAGGAGACACGGGATTTCGTCGTCAGTCTGGCCAAGGGTCTTTACAGGGATACGAGCTGTCAGCACATGGCCGAACTCCTTGCCGAAGAGCATGATCTCGTGCTGAGCGCCAAGAGCATCGCCCGTTTCCTTCGCGCGGAGAACCTGTCCCTCGTTCATCGCCACCGGGCCCCGAAGCGGCGTTCCCGCAGGGTCCGACGGTCCCGACGAGGCGATCTGGTCCAGATGGACGCCTCTCCTTTCGATTGGTTCGAGATCGGTGAGCGTTGCACTCTCCACGGCGTGATTGACGATGCCACAGGAGAGGTCCTCGGTCTGTGGATGGCCAGGAATGAGTGCCTCTTCGGCTACTTCCGCGTGCTCCGTCAGATGCTTGATCGCCACGGCGTGCCTCGCGAGCTTTACGCCGACCGCCACACCATCTTCCTTTCTCCCAAGTCGGAAAAACTGACGATCAAGGAGGAGCTGGAGGACTCGGCGCCTGTAACCCAGTTCGGCCGCGCTCTGGAGGCTCTCGGAACTCGCTATGTCCCTGCAGGGTCTCCCCAGGCGAAGGGGCGGATCGAAAGGCTCTGGGGAACTCTTCAGGATCGTCTCGTCGTCGCCTTCCGACGGGCCGGAGTGAAAACGATCGAAGAGGCCAACGTCCTGCTCGCCGCCTACCCGGGAGAGGTCCATAACCCGAGGTTCGCTCGTCCTCCCGCAGAGGGGGCATCTGCCTTTCTCCCTCCGCCGGACGGCCCCGCTCTCGATCTCCTCCTGACTCGCCAGACCGACCGGAAGGCCTCGGGAGACTCGACGATTTCCCTCGACGGAAAACAGTACGCCCTGATAGGCCCCCGCAGACGCCCCCTGCTTCTTGCCAGAGGACAGGCGGTCAAGGTCATCGAGAAGCTCGACGGGAAACTCCTGGCTCTTGTCCATGACGGGCTCTACGATCTCGCAGCCGTCGACAAAGAGCCCCCTGCGACTCCCCCGCCTGTCATCGAGACGAAGACAGGCACTCCATGCAAAACGAAGAAGCAGAGGAAGCCGGCGGCAGACCATCCCTGGCGACAGAATCCCGCTCCTCCTGCCGCGGCGGTCGGCTCCGAGCAAGGGACGGGTTCCCCTCCCTAG
- a CDS encoding ISNCY family transposase, translated as MLGFRSKSEKRTVLMDKLSPPERRGQGSKKWGRPFLRAAPASLQPQATPIVPDNDDLSRPFASPCRRTMVLSLVKRTGKMSLMTTRRDLLMKTKEARRLGLVEEAVAGNLTVQEVADRLGLSRRQVFRLKRRYREEGAQGLLHKGRGKPSRRRISQETRDFVVSLAKGLYRDTSCQHMAELLAEEHDLVLSAKSIARFLRAENLSLVHRHRAPKRRSRRVRRSRRGDLVQMDASPFDWFEIGERCTLHGVDDATGEVLGLWMARNECLFGYFRVLRQMLDRHGVPRELYADRHTIFLSPKSEKLTIKEELEDSAPVTQFGRALEALGTRYVPAGSPQAKGRIERLWGTLQDRLVVAFRRAGVKTIEEANVLLAAYPGEVHNPRFARPPAEGASAFLPPPDGPALDLLLTRQTDRKASGDSTISLDGKQYALIGPRRRPLLLARGQAVKVIEKLDGKLLALVHDGLYDLAAVDKEPPATPPPVIETKTGTPCKTKKQRKPAADHPWRQNPAPPAAAVGSEQGTGSPP; from the coding sequence ATGCTGGGTTTCAGATCAAAATCGGAAAAACGAACGGTGTTGATGGACAAACTATCTCCTCCTGAACGACGAGGCCAGGGGAGCAAAAAATGGGGGCGCCCTTTTCTACGGGCAGCCCCGGCATCCCTACAGCCTCAAGCTACCCCCATTGTCCCTGATAACGACGATCTGTCAAGGCCTTTCGCATCGCCCTGTCGCCGGACAATGGTATTGTCACTCGTGAAGAGGACAGGGAAAATGTCACTTATGACGACCAGGAGAGACCTACTCATGAAGACAAAAGAAGCAAGGCGCTTGGGGTTGGTGGAAGAGGCTGTCGCGGGCAACCTGACGGTTCAGGAGGTGGCCGATCGGCTCGGTCTGAGCCGCCGTCAGGTCTTTCGGCTCAAACGACGCTACCGGGAAGAAGGAGCGCAGGGGCTCCTGCACAAGGGACGAGGCAAACCGTCCCGGCGCAGAATCTCTCAGGAGACACGGGATTTCGTCGTCAGTCTGGCCAAGGGTCTTTACAGGGATACGAGCTGTCAGCACATGGCCGAACTCCTTGCCGAAGAGCATGATCTCGTGCTGAGCGCCAAGAGCATCGCCCGTTTCCTTCGCGCGGAGAACCTGTCCCTCGTTCATCGCCACCGGGCCCCGAAGCGGCGTTCCCGCAGGGTCCGACGGTCCCGACGAGGCGATCTGGTCCAGATGGACGCCTCTCCTTTCGATTGGTTCGAGATCGGTGAGCGTTGCACTCTCCACGGCGTGGACGATGCCACAGGAGAGGTCCTCGGTCTGTGGATGGCCAGGAATGAGTGCCTCTTCGGCTACTTCCGCGTGCTCCGTCAGATGCTTGATCGCCACGGCGTGCCTCGCGAGCTTTACGCCGACCGCCACACCATCTTCCTTTCTCCCAAGTCGGAAAAACTGACGATCAAGGAGGAGCTGGAGGACTCGGCGCCTGTAACCCAGTTCGGCCGCGCTCTGGAGGCTCTCGGAACTCGCTATGTCCCTGCAGGGTCTCCCCAGGCGAAGGGGCGGATCGAAAGGCTCTGGGGAACTCTTCAGGATCGTCTCGTCGTCGCCTTCCGACGGGCCGGAGTGAAAACGATCGAAGAGGCCAACGTCCTGCTCGCCGCCTACCCGGGAGAGGTCCATAACCCGAGGTTCGCTCGTCCTCCCGCAGAGGGGGCATCTGCCTTTCTCCCTCCGCCGGACGGCCCCGCTCTCGATCTCCTCCTGACTCGCCAGACCGACCGGAAGGCCTCGGGAGACTCGACGATTTCCCTCGACGGAAAACAGTACGCCCTGATAGGCCCCCGCAGACGCCCCCTGCTTCTTGCCAGGGGACAGGCGGTCAAGGTCATCGAGAAGCTCGACGGGAAACTCCTGGCTCTTGTCCATGACGGGCTCTACGATCTCGCAGCCGTCGACAAAGAGCCCCCTGCGACTCCCCCGCCTGTCATCGAGACGAAGACAGGCACTCCATGCAAAACGAAGAAGCAGAGGAAGCCGGCGGCAGACCATCCCTGGCGACAGAATCCCGCTCCTCCTGCCGCGGCGGTCGGCTCCGAGCAAGGGACGGGTTCCCCTCCCTAG
- a CDS encoding DEAD/DEAH box helicase: MSINTVRFSDFDLKPSIQEAIAQHGFETPTPVQEAVLGLPDVLSTDLVVQAKTGSGKTLAFSLPLINDLVAGGVPRILVLAPTRELAQQTAGEMEWLGRPLGMSVAVLVGGVPIGPQISQLRRGASLVVGTPGRVIDHLERGTLNAATIESLILDEGDHMLDLGFRDELESILKRMTAIKRTWLFSATIPDSVRYLVRRYLKDPRKLTLSVDETVNDDISHKAFVCPSRRRYEALVNVLLWERPERAIVFCATKVETADVALRLAQAGFGAHPIHGDMGQRERNHALEMFRSSTTGILVATDVAARGLDVTGVTHVIQLGLPSNIEAYVHRSGRTGRAGHSGISVTLLSPVEARRMKGLVRSFSVQINWFPVPDRGDLEKLEHLRLNEELDKLAALPDGKDYGELARAILERDDAVEVTAGLLARLAFEGPRGYSLKAELEAEQDRANRDRGRRPDPRSSNRRSEYRGDRSRNFAASGSRPRPRGAR, encoded by the coding sequence TTGTCCATCAACACCGTTCGTTTTTCCGATTTTGATCTGAAACCCAGCATTCAAGAGGCCATCGCCCAGCACGGCTTCGAGACGCCCACGCCCGTTCAGGAGGCTGTCTTAGGCCTTCCCGACGTCCTGTCGACGGATCTCGTCGTTCAGGCCAAGACGGGCTCGGGCAAGACCCTCGCCTTTTCCCTTCCCCTCATCAACGACCTCGTCGCCGGAGGCGTTCCCCGCATCCTCGTTCTGGCGCCGACGCGGGAACTGGCCCAGCAGACGGCGGGAGAGATGGAGTGGCTCGGCCGTCCTCTGGGCATGTCCGTGGCCGTCCTCGTCGGAGGCGTTCCCATCGGCCCCCAGATTTCCCAGCTCCGCCGCGGCGCCTCTCTCGTCGTCGGGACGCCGGGGCGGGTCATCGACCACCTCGAGCGGGGAACCCTCAACGCCGCCACGATCGAAAGCCTTATCCTCGACGAAGGGGACCACATGCTCGACCTGGGTTTCCGCGACGAGCTCGAGTCCATCCTGAAGCGGATGACCGCCATCAAAAGGACCTGGCTCTTCTCGGCCACCATTCCCGACTCGGTCCGCTACCTCGTCAGACGCTACCTCAAGGATCCGCGCAAGCTGACCCTTTCCGTCGACGAGACGGTCAACGACGACATCTCCCACAAGGCCTTCGTCTGTCCCTCGCGGAGACGCTACGAGGCCCTCGTCAACGTCCTCCTCTGGGAGCGTCCCGAGCGGGCCATCGTCTTCTGCGCCACCAAGGTGGAGACGGCCGATGTGGCCCTTCGCCTGGCCCAGGCCGGTTTCGGCGCCCATCCCATCCATGGCGACATGGGGCAGAGGGAGCGCAATCACGCGCTGGAGATGTTCCGGAGCAGCACGACGGGCATCCTCGTCGCCACCGACGTGGCCGCCCGCGGCCTGGACGTGACGGGTGTGACCCACGTCATTCAGCTCGGTCTCCCCTCCAACATCGAGGCCTACGTCCACCGCAGCGGGCGGACGGGCCGGGCCGGCCACAGCGGCATCAGCGTGACGCTGCTGTCGCCCGTCGAGGCCCGCCGCATGAAGGGCCTCGTCCGCAGCTTCTCCGTCCAGATCAACTGGTTTCCCGTTCCCGACAGGGGCGACCTGGAGAAGCTGGAGCATCTTCGCCTCAACGAGGAGCTGGACAAGCTTGCCGCTCTTCCCGACGGGAAGGACTATGGCGAGCTGGCACGGGCCATCCTCGAGCGGGACGACGCCGTCGAGGTGACGGCCGGCCTGTTGGCTCGACTGGCCTTCGAAGGGCCTCGAGGCTATTCCCTCAAGGCAGAGCTGGAGGCCGAACAGGACCGGGCCAACCGCGATCGGGGCCGTCGTCCCGATCCCCGCAGCAGCAATCGCCGAAGCGAGTACAGGGGCGATCGCTCCCGCAATTTCGCCGCCTCCGGAAGTCGTCCCCGCCCTCGCGGCGCCCGCTGA
- a CDS encoding aspartate-alanine antiporter-like transporter codes for MIPVKELLGDPLLLLSLAVVSGYALGRLRFGRISLGLSGALFTGLLFGMAGGSVPREYFSWNLLVFVVAVGLLASEDIVGAVRLYGWRFPLLSLAVTFSGALVLFFSALFFGRAVDPFLVVGTYTGALTSSPGLGAALEATGGNPLVVVGYTVAYPFGVVAVVLFVQLAPIVFAIDVEEERRSLASLRRSKGLQVPSEGSVGFSLVAFALSMALGSLVGAVKVPLPGLGSLSLGATGGALLVALAAGTLGRVGPLAFRMDPSILGAFRSLSLAFFLAASGLMAGPQIVAALSEHGLLLIAMGLVSALFAEAVGYFMGRRLWKMNWILLSGAICGAMTSTPGLGAAIDATGSEECAAGYGAAYPVAIVGMVLFTSLLHLGLRAVALSGG; via the coding sequence GTGATTCCCGTGAAAGAGCTTCTCGGCGATCCCCTGTTGCTGCTGTCCCTGGCCGTCGTCTCGGGCTATGCCTTGGGACGCCTTCGTTTCGGGCGGATCAGCCTGGGACTTTCCGGTGCCCTCTTCACGGGGCTCCTCTTCGGCATGGCCGGAGGGAGCGTTCCCCGGGAGTACTTTTCCTGGAATCTCCTCGTCTTCGTCGTCGCCGTCGGTCTCCTGGCCTCGGAGGATATCGTCGGGGCCGTCAGGCTCTACGGCTGGCGTTTCCCCCTTCTCAGTCTCGCCGTGACCTTTTCCGGAGCCCTGGTCCTCTTCTTTTCCGCTCTTTTCTTCGGCCGAGCCGTCGATCCCTTCCTCGTCGTCGGGACCTACACGGGGGCCCTGACGAGTTCTCCCGGCCTCGGCGCCGCCTTGGAGGCGACGGGGGGCAATCCCCTCGTCGTCGTCGGCTATACGGTGGCCTACCCTTTCGGCGTCGTCGCCGTCGTCCTCTTCGTCCAGCTGGCTCCGATCGTTTTCGCCATCGACGTGGAGGAGGAGCGCCGGTCCCTGGCCTCGCTCCGCCGGTCGAAAGGTCTTCAGGTGCCCTCTGAGGGTTCCGTGGGCTTTTCCCTCGTCGCCTTCGCCCTCTCCATGGCTCTGGGCAGTCTCGTCGGCGCCGTCAAGGTCCCCCTTCCCGGCCTGGGCTCCCTCTCCCTGGGAGCGACGGGAGGGGCTCTCCTCGTCGCCCTCGCCGCCGGAACGCTGGGACGGGTCGGTCCTCTGGCCTTCCGCATGGACCCGTCGATCCTGGGGGCCTTCCGTTCCCTCTCCCTGGCCTTCTTCCTGGCCGCCTCGGGGCTGATGGCCGGTCCCCAGATCGTGGCGGCCCTCAGCGAGCACGGCCTGCTTCTCATCGCCATGGGGCTCGTCTCGGCCCTTTTCGCCGAAGCCGTAGGATACTTCATGGGACGTCGCCTGTGGAAAATGAACTGGATTCTCCTCTCCGGCGCCATCTGCGGCGCCATGACGAGCACGCCGGGACTGGGCGCGGCCATCGACGCCACGGGCTCGGAGGAGTGCGCCGCCGGCTACGGCGCGGCCTACCCCGTGGCCATCGTGGGCATGGTCCTTTTTACCTCCCTGCTCCATCTCGGCCTGAGGGCGGTGGCGCTTTCGGGCGGCTAG
- a CDS encoding acyl-CoA mutase large subunit family protein, producing MFQEDKLQKIAEGKAKYDASVEKALAKFPERRKRFVSGGGLPVNRLYTPLDVKDLDYDRDLGYPGQYPFTRGVQPTMYRGRFWTMRMYAGFSTAEESNKRYRYLLGQGGSGLSVAFDLPTQIGYDSDHPMAQGEVGKVGVAIDSLADMEILFGGIPLDKVSTSMTINAPASVLLAMYIAVAEKQGTPADKISGTIQNDILKEYIARGTYIFPPKPSLRLITDIFDFCSKNVPNWNTISISGYHIREAGSTAAQEVAFTLADGIAYVDAAIKVGLDPNVFGQRLSFFFNAHNDFAEEVAKFRAARRLWGKIMKERFGVADKKAQMLRFHTQTAGSTLTAQQPENNIVRVAIQALAAVMGGTQSLHTNSMDEALALPTEKSVRVALKTQQIIAHESGAADTSDPLGGSYYIEALTDEIQRQAEDYIAKIDELGGMLTAIEKGYVQSQIQDAAYEYQKSVESGERVVVGVNKYQVEEDNSGRELLRVDPSVGEDQCRKLRELREKRDNLRVQTVLDDVRQAAKDESVNLMPRIVEAVKAYATEGEICGVLREEFGEYRENIVL from the coding sequence GTGTTTCAGGAAGACAAGCTCCAGAAAATCGCAGAGGGCAAGGCCAAGTATGACGCCTCTGTCGAGAAGGCTCTGGCCAAGTTTCCCGAGAGGCGGAAGCGTTTCGTCTCCGGCGGCGGGCTGCCCGTCAACAGGCTCTACACGCCCCTGGACGTGAAGGACCTCGACTACGACAGGGATCTGGGCTATCCCGGCCAGTATCCCTTTACCCGCGGCGTCCAGCCGACGATGTACCGCGGCCGGTTCTGGACGATGCGGATGTACGCCGGTTTCTCGACGGCGGAGGAGTCGAACAAGCGCTACCGCTACCTGCTCGGACAGGGCGGCAGCGGCCTTTCCGTCGCCTTCGACCTGCCGACGCAGATCGGCTACGACTCGGATCATCCCATGGCCCAGGGCGAGGTGGGCAAGGTCGGCGTCGCCATCGACAGCCTGGCCGACATGGAGATCCTCTTCGGCGGCATCCCTCTCGACAAGGTCTCGACGTCGATGACGATCAACGCCCCCGCCTCGGTCCTTCTGGCCATGTACATCGCCGTCGCCGAGAAGCAGGGAACGCCCGCCGACAAGATCTCGGGCACGATCCAGAACGACATCCTCAAGGAGTACATCGCCCGGGGAACGTACATCTTCCCCCCCAAGCCGTCGCTGCGTCTCATCACCGACATCTTCGACTTCTGTTCCAAGAACGTGCCCAACTGGAACACCATCTCCATTTCGGGCTACCACATCCGCGAGGCCGGTTCCACGGCCGCCCAGGAAGTGGCCTTCACCCTTGCCGACGGCATCGCCTACGTCGACGCCGCCATCAAGGTCGGACTCGATCCCAACGTCTTCGGCCAGCGCCTTTCCTTCTTCTTCAACGCCCATAACGACTTCGCCGAAGAGGTGGCCAAGTTCCGCGCCGCCCGCCGTCTCTGGGGCAAGATCATGAAAGAGCGCTTCGGCGTCGCCGACAAGAAGGCCCAGATGCTCCGCTTCCACACCCAGACGGCCGGGTCGACCCTCACGGCCCAGCAGCCGGAGAACAACATCGTCCGCGTCGCCATCCAGGCCCTGGCCGCCGTCATGGGCGGGACCCAGTCGCTCCACACGAACAGCATGGACGAGGCCCTGGCCCTGCCGACGGAAAAGAGCGTCCGCGTCGCCCTCAAGACGCAGCAGATCATCGCCCACGAGTCCGGCGCCGCCGATACCTCCGATCCCCTCGGCGGCAGCTACTACATCGAGGCCCTCACCGACGAGATCCAGCGCCAGGCCGAGGATTACATCGCCAAGATCGACGAGCTCGGCGGCATGCTGACGGCCATCGAAAAGGGCTATGTCCAGTCGCAGATCCAGGACGCCGCCTACGAGTATCAGAAGTCCGTCGAGAGCGGCGAGCGCGTCGTCGTCGGCGTCAACAAGTACCAGGTCGAAGAGGACAACTCGGGCCGCGAGCTGCTCCGCGTCGACCCCAGCGTCGGCGAGGACCAGTGCCGCAAGCTCCGCGAGCTGAGGGAGAAGCGCGACAATCTCCGCGTCCAGACCGTCCTCGACGATGTCCGTCAGGCCGCCAAGGACGAATCCGTCAACCTCATGCCCCGCATCGTCGAGGCCGTCAAGGCCTACGCCACGGAAGGCGAGATCTGCGGCGTCCTGCGTGAGGAGTTCGGCGAGTACCGCGAGAACATCGTGCTTTAG
- a CDS encoding cobalamin B12-binding domain-containing protein gives MSDRKIRVVVAKPGLDGHDRGAKVIARAFRDAGMEVIYTGLRQTPEQIVDTAIQEDADAIGISILSGAHEHYFRAIVTLLKEKGSEDIIVFGGGVIPDGDVPTLMEVGAGAIFGPGTATSQCIEWLEKAVEEKRSKE, from the coding sequence ATGAGCGATCGCAAGATTCGAGTCGTTGTGGCCAAGCCGGGACTGGACGGCCACGACAGGGGCGCCAAGGTCATCGCCCGGGCCTTCCGGGACGCGGGCATGGAGGTCATCTACACGGGGCTTCGCCAGACGCCCGAGCAGATCGTCGATACGGCCATTCAGGAGGATGCCGACGCCATCGGCATCAGCATCCTCTCCGGCGCCCACGAGCACTATTTCCGGGCCATCGTCACCCTCCTGAAGGAGAAGGGCTCGGAGGACATCATCGTCTTCGGCGGCGGCGTCATCCCCGACGGTGACGTGCCCACCCTCATGGAGGTGGGCGCCGGTGCCATCTTCGGTCCCGGCACGGCGACGTCCCAGTGCATCGAATGGCTTGAAAAGGCCGTCGAGGAGAAACGATCGAAGGAGTAG
- the mce gene encoding methylmalonyl-CoA epimerase, producing MKPTVIDHIGIAVRSIDEALKFWEEGLGIRCTAREEVAEQKVITAFLPVKDTEVELLEPTSDESPVAKFIEKKGEGIHHIAIRVDDLEAALAELKAKGVRLIDETPRYGAGGAKIAFVHPKSTGGILLELSERG from the coding sequence GTGAAACCGACGGTCATCGATCACATCGGAATTGCAGTCAGGAGCATCGACGAGGCCCTCAAGTTCTGGGAGGAGGGGCTGGGCATCAGGTGCACCGCGAGGGAGGAAGTGGCCGAGCAGAAGGTCATCACGGCCTTTCTCCCCGTGAAGGACACGGAAGTGGAGCTTCTCGAGCCCACGAGCGACGAGAGTCCCGTGGCGAAGTTCATCGAGAAGAAGGGCGAGGGCATTCACCACATCGCCATCCGCGTCGACGATCTCGAGGCGGCCCTGGCGGAGCTGAAGGCCAAGGGCGTCCGTCTCATCGACGAGACTCCCCGCTACGGCGCCGGCGGCGCCAAGATCGCCTTTGTCCATCCCAAGTCGACGGGTGGCATTCTTCTCGAGCTGAGCGAGCGCGGCTGA
- a CDS encoding acyl-CoA carboxylase subunit beta, which yields MSEKTIDQLCEALLSRREKAAQGGGAKAVEKQKEKGKMTARERIASLLDEGSFVEIDEFVTHRCVNFGLEKKLYEGDGVVTGHGTIEGRLVYVYSQDFTVLGGSLGEMHAKKICKVMDMALQNGVPVVGINDSGGARIQEAVDALSGYGNIFFRNVKASGVVPQISVIAGPCAGGAVYSPALTDFTLMVDKIGIMHITGPAVIKSVTGEEVTSEQIGGAMTHNRVSGVAQLFAADEGECWAQVRKLLSYLPSNNMEEAPHKETEDDVYRTVPELRGAVPTNPNRGYDVRDVIVKVVDDGDFFEIQPYWAQNIVTGFGRVGGKVIGIIANQAKHMAGCLDIDASDKASRHIRICDAYNIPIVTFEDVPGYLPGLAQETGGIIRHGAKLLYAYSEATVPKITLVLRKAYGGSYLGMCSKDLGADVVLAWPQAEIAVMGAEGAANIIFAREIKESGDPAATRAEKIESYKEAFANPYQAASRGFVDRVILPEETRLELHRALTVSESKRELRPKRKHAIMPH from the coding sequence ATGTCGGAAAAGACGATCGACCAGCTCTGCGAGGCGCTGTTGTCGCGCAGGGAGAAGGCCGCCCAGGGAGGCGGAGCGAAGGCCGTCGAGAAGCAGAAGGAAAAGGGAAAGATGACGGCCCGAGAGCGTATCGCGTCGCTGCTGGACGAGGGGAGTTTCGTCGAGATCGACGAATTCGTGACGCACCGCTGCGTCAACTTCGGTCTGGAGAAGAAGCTCTACGAAGGAGACGGAGTGGTGACGGGCCACGGGACCATAGAGGGCCGCCTCGTCTACGTCTACAGCCAGGACTTCACCGTCCTGGGCGGATCTCTGGGCGAGATGCACGCCAAGAAAATCTGCAAAGTCATGGACATGGCGCTGCAGAACGGAGTGCCCGTCGTGGGAATCAACGACTCGGGCGGAGCGCGCATCCAGGAGGCCGTCGACGCCCTCTCGGGCTACGGCAACATCTTCTTCCGCAACGTCAAAGCCAGCGGGGTCGTGCCGCAGATCTCGGTCATCGCCGGTCCCTGCGCGGGCGGTGCCGTCTACAGCCCGGCTCTGACGGACTTCACCCTCATGGTGGACAAGATCGGCATCATGCACATCACGGGCCCTGCCGTCATCAAATCGGTGACGGGAGAAGAAGTGACGAGCGAACAGATCGGCGGGGCCATGACGCACAACCGCGTCTCGGGAGTGGCCCAACTCTTCGCCGCCGACGAAGGGGAATGCTGGGCCCAGGTCCGCAAACTGCTCTCCTACCTGCCGAGCAACAACATGGAAGAGGCGCCCCACAAAGAGACGGAAGACGACGTCTACCGCACCGTCCCGGAGCTGAGAGGAGCCGTGCCGACCAACCCCAACAGGGGCTACGACGTGCGGGACGTCATCGTCAAAGTCGTCGACGACGGGGACTTCTTCGAGATCCAGCCCTACTGGGCGCAGAACATCGTCACCGGCTTCGGCCGCGTCGGGGGCAAAGTCATCGGCATCATCGCCAACCAGGCCAAACACATGGCGGGATGCCTCGACATCGACGCCTCGGACAAGGCGAGCCGCCACATCCGCATCTGCGACGCCTACAACATCCCCATCGTCACCTTCGAAGACGTTCCGGGCTACCTGCCGGGCCTGGCGCAGGAAACGGGAGGCATCATCCGCCACGGGGCGAAACTCCTCTACGCCTACAGCGAGGCCACGGTCCCCAAAATCACCCTCGTCCTCAGGAAAGCCTACGGCGGGAGCTACCTGGGCATGTGCAGCAAAGACCTCGGAGCGGACGTCGTCCTGGCCTGGCCCCAGGCGGAAATCGCCGTCATGGGAGCCGAAGGGGCGGCCAACATCATCTTCGCCCGGGAAATCAAAGAATCGGGCGACCCGGCCGCGACGCGGGCGGAGAAAATCGAAAGCTACAAAGAGGCCTTCGCCAACCCCTACCAGGCGGCCTCGCGGGGCTTCGTCGACCGGGTCATCCTGCCGGAAGAGACGCGCCTCGAACTGCATCGTGCCCTCACCGTAAGCGAAAGCAAGCGTGAACTGAGGCCGAAGCGCAAGCACGCCATCATGCCCCACTAG